In a single window of the Bacillus rossius redtenbacheri isolate Brsri chromosome 8, Brsri_v3, whole genome shotgun sequence genome:
- the LOC134535297 gene encoding uncharacterized protein LOC134535297 yields the protein MRFLLVSSFLLAAVVAVRSEATQDKKQEKRGILSGIGGGYGGGYGGGYGGGYGGGYGGGYGGSYGGGYGGGYGGGYGGSYGGGYGGGYGGGYGLGGGLGYGSGFGSGIGFGSGAGLGIGSGIGVAVSAPAVRTVTQAVAVPVAQPVPVTVNRPVPVPVAQPIPVSVPRPYPVSVPHPVPVSVPRPYPVSVPRPVAVPVPQAVPVPVPQPYPVSVPQPVPVQVPQPVAVPVPQPVTVTRPVFISSGQGGGFGGAGGFGYANGIGGGIGGGYGGGIGGGYGGGYGGGYGGGYGGGYGGGIGGGIDGGYGSGHGGSSLGAIGYGSGLSYGSGSSHGFSSGYSSGYGSGHGYGSGKVGY from the coding sequence GTTTCCAGTTTCTTACTGGCTGCCGTAGTCGCAGTCCGAAGTGAAGCCACCCAGGATAAGAAGCAAGAGAAGAGAGGCATCTTGAGTGGAATCGGAGGCGGCTACGGGGGTGGCTATGGAGGCGGCTACGGGGGCGGCTACGGAGGCGGCTATGGTGGTGGCTACGGAGGCAGCTATGGAGGCGGCTACGGAGGCGGCTATGGTGGTGGCTACGGAGGCAGCTATGGAGGCGGCTACGGAGGCGGCTATGGTGGCGGCTACGGCCTGGGCGGTGGTCTTGGATACGGCTCTGGCTTCGGTTCCGGCATTGGGTTTGGCTCAGGTGCCGGCCTTGGTATCGGCTCTGGTATCGGAGTGGCGGTGTCAGCTCCGGCAGTGAGGACCGTGACACAAGCAGTAGCGGTTCCAGTGGCCCAGCCCGTACCTGTGACCGTCAACAGGCCCGTGCCCGTACCTGTAGCACAGCCCATCCCAGTGTCGGTACCCAGGCCCTACCCCGTCAGTGTCCCTCATCCCGTACCTGTCTCTGTGCCCAGGCCGTACCCTGTGAGTGTGCCCAGGCCAGTAGCTGTGCCTGTGCCTCAGGCCGTGCCTGTGCCAGTCCCTCAGCCCTACCCCGTCAGCGTGCCTCAGCCGGTCCCTGTGCAAGTGCCTCAGCCCGTGGCTGTGCCAGTGCCTCAGCCCGTCACCGTCACTAGGCCAGTGTTCATCTCCTCCGGCCAAGGAGGCGGCTTCGGCGGCGCCGGGGGCTTTGGCTACGCTAACGGGATTGGAGGCGGCATCGGCGGCGGCTACGGAGGCGGCATCGGCGGCGGCTACGGAGGTGGCTACGGAGGCGGCTACGGAGGCGGCTACGGAGGCGGCTACGGAGGCGGCATCGGAGGAGGCATCGACGGCGGCTACGGTTCTGGACACGGAGGCAGCAGCTTGGGAGCTATCGGCTACGGCTCAGGACTCAGCTATGGATCCGGGTCTAGCCACGGCTTCAGTTCCGGCTACAGCTCTGGATATGGTTCTGGTCATGGATATGGATCTGGCAAGGTGGGATATTGA